A genome region from Archaeoglobus fulgidus DSM 4304 includes the following:
- the pstB gene encoding phosphate ABC transporter ATP-binding protein PstB, with protein sequence MEVAFDIRNFSVYYGNKVGIRNVNLEIYRNKVTAIIGPSGCGKSTLLRSLNRLIELVDGVRIEGEVIFDGKNIYDDGVDAVELRRRIGMVFQHPNPFPKSIFDNVAYGPRVHGIKDKERLKEIVEESLKKAALWDEVKDRLSDSALGLSGGQQQRLCIARAIATNPEVILFDEPTSALDPIAAAKIEELMVELKKNYTVVVVTHNIQQAARISDYVAFFWMGELVEYGKTAKVFEKPEKELTEKYLTGRVG encoded by the coding sequence ATGGAGGTGGCTTTCGACATCAGAAACTTTTCCGTTTATTACGGAAACAAGGTTGGAATAAGGAACGTGAACCTTGAAATCTACAGGAACAAGGTTACCGCCATAATAGGCCCAAGCGGATGCGGCAAGTCAACACTTCTGAGGTCTCTGAACAGGCTCATCGAGCTGGTTGATGGTGTCAGGATTGAAGGAGAGGTGATTTTCGATGGCAAGAACATCTACGATGATGGCGTCGATGCGGTGGAGTTGAGAAGGAGAATAGGCATGGTCTTCCAGCATCCGAATCCCTTTCCGAAGAGCATATTTGACAACGTTGCCTACGGACCGAGAGTCCACGGTATAAAGGATAAAGAGAGGTTGAAGGAGATCGTGGAGGAAAGTCTGAAAAAAGCAGCTTTGTGGGATGAAGTTAAAGACAGGCTGAGCGACAGCGCTCTGGGGCTTTCGGGAGGGCAGCAGCAGAGGCTCTGCATAGCGAGAGCAATCGCAACGAATCCTGAGGTCATTCTGTTTGACGAGCCGACCTCAGCCCTCGACCCAATAGCAGCGGCAAAAATAGAGGAGCTTATGGTTGAGCTGAAGAAGAACTACACGGTTGTGGTTGTAACACACAACATCCAGCAGGCTGCGAGGATAAGCGATTATGTCGCCTTCTTCTGGATGGGGGAGCTTGTTGAGTATGGTAAAACAGCTAAGGTTTTTGAGAAACCTGAGAAGGAATTAACTGAAAAGTATCTTACGGGGAGGGTTGGATGA
- the phoU gene encoding phosphate signaling complex protein PhoU yields the protein MKRIEEKEKAIMDEIMEMHALAEKAVELSFRAMRGDKSVVREISRIEQQTDVLDTDINYACTTFIALFQPVARDLRFAISIMRISSSYERIADIAQEISLYESKLPEIVFKAEKYLKKMFDAVKEGYTKTEGLKERMTELDNAVDEIYVEAIEQLEESCDVNAVLTVRHIERIGDLLAKIAARQIFIKEGRRVWII from the coding sequence ATGAAGAGGATTGAGGAAAAGGAAAAGGCAATAATGGACGAAATTATGGAAATGCACGCTCTGGCTGAGAAGGCAGTTGAGCTTTCCTTCAGAGCGATGAGAGGGGATAAGAGTGTTGTCAGGGAAATATCCAGAATCGAGCAGCAGACCGATGTCCTCGATACGGACATAAACTACGCCTGCACCACTTTCATTGCCCTTTTCCAGCCTGTTGCAAGAGATTTGAGGTTCGCAATCAGCATCATGAGAATCTCGTCCTCTTACGAAAGAATCGCAGACATAGCTCAGGAAATCTCTCTCTACGAATCAAAGCTGCCAGAAATCGTTTTTAAGGCCGAAAAATATCTTAAGAAAATGTTTGATGCTGTAAAGGAGGGCTACACGAAAACAGAGGGCTTGAAGGAAAGGATGACTGAACTGGACAATGCGGTGGATGAGATTTACGTGGAGGCAATTGAGCAGCTTGAGGAGAGCTGTGATGTGAATGCTGTTCTCACGGTAAGGCACATTGAGAGAATTGGGGATTTGCTGGCAAAGATTGCGGCAAGGCAGATATTTATAAAGGAGGGAAGGAGGGTCTGGATTATATGA
- a CDS encoding low molecular weight phosphatase family protein, with the protein MKVLFVCIHNTARSVMAEALFNAMAKSWKAESAGVEKAERVDETVKRLLAERGLKAKEKPRTVDEVNLDDFDLIVTVCEESSCVVLPTDKPVTRWHIENPAGKDEGTYRRVLAEIEERVKKLVGELEGGQSSSPL; encoded by the coding sequence ATGAAAGTCCTCTTCGTCTGCATCCACAATACTGCCAGAAGCGTAATGGCCGAGGCTCTCTTCAACGCCATGGCAAAAAGCTGGAAGGCGGAGAGTGCTGGTGTGGAGAAAGCAGAGAGGGTTGATGAGACTGTAAAGCGCTTGCTGGCGGAAAGGGGGTTGAAGGCGAAGGAGAAGCCGAGGACTGTGGATGAAGTCAATTTAGACGACTTCGATTTGATTGTGACAGTATGTGAGGAGAGCAGCTGCGTTGTTCTGCCCACAGACAAACCTGTGACGAGATGGCACATTGAAAATCCCGCAGGAAAGGATGAGGGAACTTACAGGAGGGTTCTTGCGGAGATTGAGGAGAGGGTGAAAAAGCTGGTTGGCGAGCTGGAAGGCGGGCAGTCCTCATCCCCATTGTGA
- a CDS encoding acyltransferase, translating into MLEKLTIPPNTRFEERNIVASGDVIIGPNSKLSYGVIAKKIIVGERTTIEGDLLGEEIRLDAWCSVTGNVTSKQDAYIGEFASIGGKLTVYGDLEIGRNVRIKNGFEAKGLITIQDPTPVLFFIFLYLMVLLRLGRLEEAEKLLEEVEEFDAPLIIPENSQVSIDRISTRKDAEIVGSRVLGNVKARDINAEGSEIFGSLRGRDIIVSNCRVHGAIEGRVVYLVNSSEVFGYIRADKVYMEDGCSVEGGIVGREGVWIKEKVEIPGREEEAEEVEESEEVQESEEAESERGKGEEQEAVEVEDSKADSEQPEEAETVKAEISEEEEKDGVEKGKVQEDVS; encoded by the coding sequence ATGCTGGAGAAACTCACAATCCCTCCCAACACGAGATTTGAAGAGAGGAACATAGTGGCGAGTGGGGACGTAATCATAGGCCCCAACTCAAAGCTCAGCTACGGAGTCATCGCAAAGAAGATAATTGTCGGGGAGAGGACCACAATTGAGGGAGACCTGTTAGGAGAGGAGATAAGGCTCGATGCTTGGTGCAGCGTTACTGGAAATGTCACTTCAAAACAGGATGCCTACATTGGAGAGTTCGCGTCAATCGGAGGGAAGCTTACCGTTTACGGAGACCTTGAAATTGGGAGAAACGTCAGAATCAAAAATGGATTTGAGGCGAAAGGCTTGATTACCATTCAGGACCCAACGCCAGTTCTCTTCTTCATCTTCCTCTACCTCATGGTTCTTCTCCGCTTGGGGAGGCTTGAAGAGGCCGAAAAGCTTCTGGAGGAGGTGGAGGAGTTCGACGCCCCTCTGATAATCCCGGAGAACTCTCAAGTGAGCATCGACAGAATTTCCACGAGAAAGGATGCTGAGATTGTCGGCAGCAGGGTTCTCGGAAATGTTAAGGCGAGAGACATTAATGCTGAGGGAAGTGAGATTTTCGGCAGCCTGAGGGGCAGAGATATCATTGTTAGCAACTGCAGGGTTCATGGGGCAATTGAGGGCAGAGTGGTTTACCTCGTAAACTCATCGGAGGTTTTTGGCTACATAAGGGCAGATAAGGTTTACATGGAGGATGGATGCAGCGTTGAGGGTGGTATAGTCGGCAGAGAGGGTGTATGGATAAAAGAGAAGGTCGAGATTCCGGGCCGAGAGGAGGAAGCTGAAGAGGTGGAGGAGAGCGAAGAAGTACAGGAATCAGAGGAAGCTGAGTCGGAGAGAGGCAAAGGTGAGGAGCAAGAAGCAGTGGAAGTTGAAGACTCCAAGGCGGATTCGGAACAGCCAGAGGAAGCAGAGACTGTTAAAGCCGAGATATCGGAAGAGGAAGAGAAGGATGGAGTGGAAAAAGGAAAAGTTCAAGAAGATGTTTCCTAA
- a CDS encoding DUF2095 family protein, with translation MEWKKEKFKKMFPNLFHEIEGSDLPTVLDHLEVCKTIEEAIEIIEYFEKRGEISKEYANFLKSNPSLLKSIIGTRERGEYTRRGLRD, from the coding sequence ATGGAGTGGAAAAAGGAAAAGTTCAAGAAGATGTTTCCTAATCTTTTTCACGAGATTGAGGGCAGCGATTTGCCCACCGTTTTAGACCACCTTGAGGTTTGCAAGACGATTGAGGAGGCAATTGAAATAATAGAGTATTTTGAAAAGCGGGGAGAGATAAGCAAGGAGTACGCCAACTTTTTAAAAAGCAACCCCTCACTCCTCAAAAGCATCATAGGAACGAGGGAGAGGGGAGAATACACGAGGAGGGGTTTGCGTGATTGA
- a CDS encoding redox-regulated ATPase YchF: MIEIGIAGKPNAGKSTFFKAATLADAEIANYPFTTIKPNVGIGHVRVKCVCQELGVKCNECVDGWRFIPVKLIDVAGLVPDAHKGRGLGNEFLDNLRQSEAVIHVVDASGSTDEEGNEIGVGERNPVEDVKFLYREIDMWLFGILKRNWDKIIRRMKAEKRDAAKFLTEQLAGLGFEEWMVREAMRSFGDVSTLSDEQLRDFAVELRKRRMQMVIAANKADKAPKNLLEELMKLDEIVVPTSAAYELILRTAAKNGYIKYLPGDSDFEIVKELNEKQMKALEKIREFLREFGSTGVQEAINRVVFDLLDYIVVYPVEDENKFTDSKGNVLPDAMLVKRGTTAKELAFKIHTDIGKHFIYALDARTKMRVADDYELKNNDVIKIVSGAK; this comes from the coding sequence GTGATTGAAATCGGAATTGCGGGGAAACCAAACGCCGGAAAGTCAACGTTCTTCAAAGCTGCTACCCTTGCTGATGCAGAGATAGCCAACTACCCCTTCACCACCATAAAGCCCAACGTTGGTATTGGACATGTGAGGGTTAAGTGCGTCTGTCAGGAGCTGGGGGTAAAGTGCAATGAGTGCGTTGATGGCTGGAGGTTTATTCCCGTCAAGCTGATTGACGTTGCAGGGCTTGTGCCCGACGCCCACAAAGGCAGAGGGTTGGGCAACGAGTTTCTCGACAACCTCAGGCAGAGCGAGGCAGTCATCCACGTGGTTGACGCTTCCGGGTCAACAGACGAGGAAGGGAACGAGATTGGCGTTGGAGAGAGAAATCCCGTCGAGGACGTGAAGTTTCTCTACCGCGAGATAGATATGTGGCTTTTCGGCATACTCAAGAGGAACTGGGACAAGATTATCAGGAGGATGAAGGCGGAGAAGAGGGATGCTGCAAAGTTCCTGACGGAGCAGCTTGCCGGGCTTGGTTTTGAGGAGTGGATGGTCAGAGAGGCGATGAGGAGTTTTGGTGATGTATCAACGCTCAGCGACGAACAGCTGAGAGACTTTGCCGTTGAACTAAGAAAAAGGAGGATGCAGATGGTTATTGCTGCCAATAAAGCTGACAAAGCTCCAAAGAACTTGCTCGAAGAGTTGATGAAGCTCGATGAGATCGTTGTCCCAACCTCTGCAGCCTACGAGCTTATTTTAAGGACTGCAGCAAAGAACGGCTACATAAAGTATCTGCCCGGCGATTCGGACTTTGAAATAGTAAAGGAGCTGAATGAAAAGCAGATGAAAGCCCTTGAGAAAATAAGGGAGTTCCTTAGAGAGTTTGGCAGTACGGGCGTGCAGGAGGCTATAAACAGAGTTGTCTTCGACCTCCTAGACTACATTGTTGTTTATCCCGTTGAGGATGAGAACAAGTTCACCGACTCCAAGGGAAACGTCCTGCCTGATGCGATGCTGGTTAAAAGGGGCACGACGGCCAAGGAGCTTGCCTTCAAAATCCACACAGACATTGGAAAGCACTTTATCTACGCCCTCGACGCAAGAACCAAGATGAGGGTTGCTGATGACTACGAGTTGAAGAACAACGATGTAATAAAGATTGTTTCCGGAGCTAAGTGA
- the hypE gene encoding hydrogenase expression/formation protein HypE, translated as MSVIRKEDGAGGKYMVELLKKHVFPKIASRAGEIALEDMEDSSDFCDDFAFTTDSYVVSPPIFRGGSIGSLSVCGTSNDLAVMGAKPEFMSLALVIQDGFPLGDFRRIMDDIRDSVELVNLSIITGDTKVVESNVGIIVNTAGIGRRSEELERNLEVLRELRDYPYRWVRDKGLKEGDAIIVSGSIAEHAAVIMAERMGFEVEFKSDVYPVWLFVREALRRGGVTAMKDPTRGGIAAALNEMAEKSGVGIKIFEERIPLKDEVRGLCELLGLDPLTMANEGKVVFGVHPEMADEVLKALHKAGQKEAEIIGYATKEFAEVVLETAVGTTRVVPQPISDPIPRVC; from the coding sequence ATGTCGGTAATCAGGAAGGAGGATGGAGCTGGAGGAAAGTACATGGTAGAGCTCCTCAAAAAGCACGTTTTTCCAAAAATTGCTTCCAGAGCAGGAGAGATAGCCTTGGAGGATATGGAAGACTCTTCGGACTTTTGCGACGATTTTGCTTTTACAACAGACTCCTATGTTGTCTCCCCACCGATTTTCAGGGGCGGGAGCATAGGGAGCCTTTCTGTCTGCGGCACGAGCAATGATCTGGCTGTGATGGGCGCAAAGCCCGAATTCATGTCTCTCGCACTCGTAATTCAGGATGGCTTCCCTCTCGGCGATTTCAGGAGGATTATGGATGATATCAGAGATTCTGTGGAGCTTGTGAACTTGAGCATAATAACCGGCGATACGAAGGTTGTGGAGTCGAACGTTGGCATAATCGTCAACACTGCCGGGATAGGAAGGAGGAGCGAGGAGCTTGAGAGAAATCTGGAAGTCCTGAGGGAGCTGAGAGATTACCCCTACAGGTGGGTAAGGGATAAAGGTCTGAAAGAGGGGGATGCGATAATAGTCAGCGGGAGCATTGCGGAGCACGCTGCGGTTATAATGGCAGAGAGGATGGGCTTTGAGGTTGAGTTCAAGTCAGACGTTTACCCCGTGTGGCTCTTCGTCAGGGAAGCGCTGAGGAGAGGAGGAGTTACGGCGATGAAGGACCCCACGAGAGGGGGAATTGCTGCAGCGCTCAACGAGATGGCAGAGAAGAGCGGAGTGGGGATAAAGATTTTTGAGGAAAGGATTCCGCTGAAGGATGAGGTCAGGGGGCTCTGCGAGCTTCTCGGCCTCGACCCCCTGACAATGGCCAACGAGGGGAAGGTTGTCTTTGGAGTCCACCCCGAGATGGCTGATGAAGTGTTAAAGGCTTTACACAAGGCAGGGCAGAAGGAGGCTGAGATAATTGGCTACGCAACCAAGGAATTCGCGGAGGTTGTTTTAGAGACGGCTGTGGGAACAACGAGAGTTGTACCCCAGCCAATCTCAGACCCCATTCCGAGGGTTTGTTAG
- the hypF gene encoding carbamoyltransferase HypF: MFKITVRGVVQGVGFRPFVHRIASRMGLRGYVRNTGDGSVEIVVDRNPEEFLNILLKERPPLVVIEDFSVAKTNGEIPETFRIVESGGKSLLSLPPPDVAVCDKCLEEVLDSKNRRYLYPFTSCTDCGPRFTISKSLPFDRENTSLADFPLCPDCRKEYGDIKDRRYFAQTIACPRCGPQYRFVWKGGEGGIGDAANALDSGKIIAIKGIGGYHIACLTEDDVVLRLRKLLNRPQQPFAVMVRDLSSAERVAELSNEERAELLSPARPIVVVRKKLPFEAVAPELDTIGIMLPYTPLHHLLFQELKADYLVMTSANLPGEPMYIDESIMEKMELDGFLVHNLEIANRVDDSVVKYVGGRRLLIRRSRGFVPQPIKIDIGFNAIAVGAELYNSIALLKEGKAVVSQYIGNTANFRTYNEFFKRAVKFFARYMNLEKIDYIISDMHPLFNTTNFAEKLSKELSCRHIKVQHHFAHALSVMAEKGLERAVAITVDGVGYGMDGKVWGGEVLLIDLEKGRFERRGRLETFGLIGGDAATYRPLRIAVSLLKRHELLEHYCKYEDVERLIKALPLAVKTTSVGRFLDAVSAMLEVCLERTYEGEPAMKLEAAAEPHEVEVKPEIERRRETCVYNSPFDTEGRQGEIKVLMLRDFFTRCMERYLEGEGRGKIAYEAIAYVARGLGEIALDAARNCKILISGGVGYNRYFLREVERVCGEIVVPSLYPLGDNGISLGQIYALKALEG, from the coding sequence ATGTTCAAGATTACGGTCAGGGGAGTTGTTCAGGGAGTGGGCTTCAGACCCTTTGTGCACAGAATCGCCAGCAGAATGGGCTTGAGAGGCTACGTCAGGAACACCGGAGATGGTTCGGTGGAGATTGTGGTTGACAGGAATCCTGAGGAATTTTTGAATATTCTGCTAAAAGAGAGGCCACCGCTGGTGGTTATAGAGGATTTCAGCGTCGCCAAAACGAATGGAGAGATTCCCGAAACCTTCAGAATCGTGGAGAGCGGCGGTAAAAGCCTGCTCTCACTCCCTCCCCCTGACGTTGCCGTTTGCGATAAATGCCTTGAAGAGGTGCTTGACTCGAAAAACAGAAGGTACCTTTATCCTTTCACCTCCTGCACCGATTGCGGGCCGAGGTTCACGATAAGCAAATCTCTCCCCTTCGACAGGGAGAACACAAGTCTTGCCGATTTCCCCCTCTGTCCTGACTGCAGGAAGGAATATGGGGATATTAAGGACAGAAGGTATTTCGCCCAAACAATTGCATGCCCTCGGTGCGGCCCGCAGTACAGATTTGTCTGGAAAGGCGGAGAGGGTGGTATTGGCGATGCGGCAAACGCTCTCGATTCGGGGAAGATTATAGCGATTAAGGGGATTGGGGGCTACCACATAGCCTGCCTTACTGAAGATGATGTGGTTTTAAGGCTTAGAAAGCTGCTGAACCGCCCACAGCAGCCCTTTGCTGTGATGGTGAGAGACTTGAGTAGTGCTGAGAGGGTTGCGGAGCTAAGCAATGAGGAGAGGGCCGAGCTGCTCAGCCCGGCGAGGCCAATTGTTGTTGTGAGAAAAAAGCTCCCCTTCGAGGCAGTAGCTCCAGAGCTCGATACCATTGGCATTATGCTCCCCTACACTCCCCTCCACCACCTTCTTTTCCAAGAGCTGAAGGCGGATTATCTGGTGATGACCTCTGCCAACCTCCCGGGAGAGCCTATGTATATCGATGAGAGCATCATGGAAAAAATGGAGCTTGATGGCTTTCTCGTTCACAACCTCGAAATTGCCAACAGGGTGGATGATTCCGTTGTAAAGTATGTGGGTGGGAGAAGGCTATTGATTAGGAGGTCGAGGGGCTTTGTTCCCCAGCCAATAAAAATTGACATTGGCTTTAATGCAATTGCTGTCGGAGCGGAGCTTTACAATTCCATAGCCCTTCTCAAGGAAGGTAAGGCGGTCGTTTCGCAGTACATCGGAAACACCGCAAACTTCAGAACCTACAATGAGTTTTTTAAGAGGGCGGTGAAATTCTTTGCCAGATACATGAACCTTGAAAAAATTGATTACATTATTTCCGACATGCATCCTCTCTTCAACACAACAAATTTTGCCGAAAAGCTCTCGAAGGAGCTTTCATGCAGGCATATTAAGGTTCAGCACCACTTCGCCCATGCTCTGAGTGTGATGGCGGAGAAAGGACTTGAGAGGGCGGTGGCGATAACGGTTGATGGGGTTGGATACGGAATGGACGGAAAGGTTTGGGGTGGTGAGGTTCTCCTTATCGACCTTGAAAAGGGAAGATTCGAAAGAAGGGGCAGGCTTGAAACCTTTGGGCTCATTGGTGGTGACGCAGCAACATACAGACCTCTGAGAATCGCTGTTTCTCTGCTAAAGCGCCATGAGCTGCTTGAGCACTACTGCAAATATGAAGACGTGGAAAGGCTGATTAAGGCCCTTCCACTGGCCGTTAAGACCACCTCAGTGGGTAGATTCCTTGATGCGGTGTCTGCAATGCTTGAAGTTTGCCTTGAAAGAACCTACGAGGGTGAACCTGCGATGAAGCTTGAGGCTGCTGCAGAGCCCCACGAAGTGGAAGTTAAGCCGGAAATTGAGAGAAGAAGGGAAACATGCGTCTACAACTCGCCTTTTGATACAGAGGGGAGGCAGGGGGAGATTAAGGTTTTGATGCTGAGGGACTTTTTTACACGCTGCATGGAGAGGTATCTGGAAGGTGAGGGGAGAGGAAAAATAGCCTACGAGGCCATTGCCTACGTTGCACGGGGTCTGGGAGAGATTGCGCTTGATGCTGCAAGGAACTGCAAGATTCTAATTTCAGGGGGAGTGGGCTACAACAGGTATTTCCTGAGGGAGGTGGAGAGGGTTTGCGGAGAGATTGTTGTGCCCTCCCTTTATCCTCTTGGTGATAATGGAATAAGTCTTGGGCAGATTTACGCCTTGAAAGCTCTGGAGGGGTAA
- the hypA gene encoding hydrogenase maturation nickel metallochaperone HypA, which translates to MSFAEAIIRNVLRFAEEKQAKTVTSVRVRVGELLLINPEQLQFCFSVASKGTIAEGAKLEISVERADIRCLLCGRELSKDEMLCECGGFAQVKGGKDFILESVVVEV; encoded by the coding sequence ATGAGCTTTGCAGAGGCGATAATCAGAAATGTCCTTAGATTTGCCGAGGAAAAGCAAGCAAAAACCGTCACATCAGTTAGGGTTCGTGTGGGTGAGCTTCTACTCATCAACCCGGAGCAGCTTCAATTCTGCTTTAGCGTAGCGTCAAAGGGAACGATTGCTGAAGGAGCAAAGCTGGAGATAAGTGTGGAGAGGGCAGACATTAGGTGTCTGCTCTGCGGAAGGGAGCTGAGCAAAGATGAGATGCTCTGCGAGTGTGGGGGTTTTGCTCAGGTTAAAGGAGGTAAGGACTTCATTCTTGAAAGCGTAGTTGTGGAGGTGTAG
- the hypB gene encoding hydrogenase nickel incorporation protein HypB, giving the protein MHEYELNQDLLAENKRLAEKNREALRESGTVAVNIMGAIGSGKTLLIERTIERIGNEVKIGAMLGDVVSKADYERVRRFGIKAEAISTGKECHLDAHMIYHRLKKFSDCDLLLIENVGNLICPVDFDLGENYRVVMVSVTEGDDVVEKHPEIFRVADLIVINKVALAEAVGADVEKMKADAKLINPRAKIIEMDLKTGKGFEEWIDFLRGILNVHSDSGQN; this is encoded by the coding sequence TTGCACGAGTATGAACTTAATCAGGATTTGCTTGCCGAAAACAAGAGGCTGGCAGAGAAGAACAGAGAAGCGCTCAGAGAGAGCGGGACTGTGGCTGTGAACATAATGGGGGCAATTGGTTCCGGCAAGACCCTTCTCATTGAGAGAACAATCGAGAGGATCGGCAATGAGGTCAAAATTGGCGCCATGCTGGGAGATGTTGTCTCCAAGGCTGACTATGAAAGGGTGAGAAGATTCGGAATTAAGGCAGAGGCGATAAGCACGGGAAAGGAGTGTCACCTCGATGCGCACATGATTTACCACCGCCTGAAGAAGTTCTCCGATTGTGATTTGCTCCTAATAGAGAACGTCGGCAATTTAATCTGCCCAGTGGACTTTGATCTGGGAGAGAACTACAGGGTGGTGATGGTCAGCGTAACGGAGGGGGATGACGTGGTTGAAAAGCATCCAGAGATTTTCAGAGTTGCAGATTTGATTGTAATCAACAAGGTAGCTCTGGCGGAGGCTGTTGGGGCAGATGTTGAGAAAATGAAGGCGGATGCGAAGCTTATCAACCCGAGAGCTAAAATCATCGAGATGGACCTCAAAACCGGTAAAGGATTTGAGGAGTGGATTGACTTTTTGAGGGGGATTCTGAATGTGCATAGCGATTCCGGGCAGAATTGA
- a CDS encoding HypC/HybG/HupF family hydrogenase formation chaperone, whose translation MCIAIPGRIERIDYPIAIVDFKGLKKEVRIDLLENPQIGDYVLVHVGMAIQKVDEEEAKKTWELLERVADETGNQAF comes from the coding sequence ATGTGCATAGCGATTCCGGGCAGAATTGAGAGAATTGACTACCCCATCGCCATCGTGGACTTCAAGGGGTTGAAGAAGGAGGTGAGGATAGACCTCCTCGAAAATCCGCAGATTGGAGATTACGTTCTCGTCCACGTCGGGATGGCCATTCAGAAGGTCGATGAGGAGGAGGCAAAAAAGACTTGGGAGTTGCTGGAGAGAGTTGCAGATGAAACCGGTAATCAGGCTTTCTGA
- the hypD gene encoding hydrogenase formation protein HypD, giving the protein MKPVIRLSEKIRELSKEFESVKIMHLCGTHEDTITKYNLRSLLPENISLLSGPGCPVCITPDEDIQMVMHLLEKENITLATFGDMARVPFQGKSLFTLRAEGYDIRIVYSIFDSLKLAESSDRPVVHFAIGFETTMPSTAIALLDEKENFYVFSAHRFFIPAVHALCENTTVDAFINPGHVSTIIGVKPYREILKKYGIPQVIAGFEPEDVMLAIYLLLEAMSDGRREVINEYSRAVKEEGNVRALEAMDRVFRKEDWSWRGLGVVKGSGGALAKRFEQFDARKVFEDAFADFQPVEDKSKRLCRCGDVLKGIATPKDCPLFMKACNPRNPVGACMVSVEGTCNIWATSGTSRTQ; this is encoded by the coding sequence ATGAAACCGGTAATCAGGCTTTCTGAGAAAATAAGGGAGCTCTCAAAGGAGTTTGAGTCGGTCAAAATAATGCACCTCTGCGGAACTCATGAAGATACCATCACAAAGTACAATCTCCGCTCCCTCCTCCCGGAAAACATCTCCCTGCTGAGCGGTCCCGGCTGTCCAGTTTGCATAACTCCCGACGAGGACATACAGATGGTAATGCACCTGCTGGAGAAGGAAAACATCACCCTCGCCACCTTCGGGGATATGGCGAGAGTCCCCTTTCAGGGGAAGAGCCTATTCACTTTAAGGGCAGAGGGGTATGACATAAGAATCGTTTACAGCATCTTTGACTCCTTAAAGCTTGCAGAAAGCTCGGATAGGCCAGTTGTTCACTTCGCCATCGGCTTTGAAACGACCATGCCCTCAACAGCTATAGCCCTTCTTGATGAGAAGGAGAACTTCTACGTCTTCTCAGCCCACCGCTTCTTCATCCCTGCAGTGCATGCGCTCTGCGAAAACACGACCGTTGATGCCTTCATAAACCCCGGACACGTCTCAACGATAATCGGCGTGAAACCGTACAGGGAGATTCTGAAGAAATACGGAATACCGCAGGTGATTGCAGGATTCGAGCCTGAAGATGTTATGCTTGCCATCTATCTTCTCCTTGAGGCGATGAGTGATGGCAGAAGGGAGGTTATCAACGAGTACAGCAGAGCGGTAAAGGAGGAGGGAAACGTCAGGGCTTTGGAGGCCATGGACAGGGTTTTCAGGAAGGAAGACTGGAGCTGGAGGGGGCTTGGAGTGGTGAAGGGGAGTGGTGGAGCATTGGCAAAAAGATTCGAGCAGTTCGATGCGAGGAAGGTTTTTGAAGATGCCTTCGCCGATTTTCAGCCTGTGGAAGACAAAAGCAAGAGGTTATGCAGGTGCGGGGACGTGCTGAAGGGCATCGCCACACCAAAGGACTGCCCGCTGTTCATGAAAGCCTGCAACCCGAGAAACCCCGTTGGAGCGTGCATGGTGAGTGTGGAGGGGACGTGCAACATCTGGGCTACCTCCGGCACATCTCGTACGCAATGA
- a CDS encoding hydrogenase maturation protease — MRKVVVGVGNPHIPEDSFGVKVAEMAKKAGFDALAAFPLDLPEMLEGYDFAIVVDVLLGKKTGEIHLLSVEDLKARKVFTSHSIGVMEAIMLGFEYAEMPEILIVAVEVGEKDDGALEKALSVVMDVIAYEMCRR; from the coding sequence ATGAGGAAAGTTGTTGTGGGAGTGGGCAATCCACACATTCCTGAGGACTCTTTTGGAGTAAAAGTTGCAGAGATGGCGAAAAAAGCTGGATTTGACGCTTTAGCAGCCTTCCCTCTCGATTTGCCAGAAATGCTGGAGGGATACGATTTTGCAATAGTCGTTGACGTTTTGCTTGGCAAAAAAACTGGAGAAATTCACCTTCTCAGTGTTGAGGACCTTAAGGCAAGGAAGGTCTTTACCTCCCACTCAATTGGTGTTATGGAGGCCATAATGCTCGGATTTGAGTATGCCGAGATGCCCGAAATTCTGATTGTTGCGGTGGAGGTTGGCGAAAAAGATGATGGGGCTTTGGAAAAGGCCCTGTCAGTAGTGATGGACGTCATTGCGTACGAGATGTGCCGGAGGTAG